One window from the genome of Pantoea cypripedii encodes:
- the murA gene encoding UDP-N-acetylglucosamine 1-carboxyvinyltransferase: MDKFRVQGPTRLSGEVTISGAKNAALPILFAALLAEEPVEIQNVPKLRDIDTTMKLLSQLGAQVERNGSVHVDAREVNVFCAPYDLVKTMRASIWALGPLVARFGQGQVSLPGGCAIGARPVDLHITGLEQLGAEIKLEEGYVKASVDGRLKGAHIVMDKVSVGATVTIMSAATLATGTTIIENAAREPEIVDTANFLNTLGAKISGAGTDKITIEGVERLGGGVYRVLPDRIETGTFLVAAAISRGKVVCRNTQPDTLDAVLAKLRDAGADIETGEDWISLDMHGKRPKAVNVRTAPHPGFPTDMQAQFTLLNLVAEGTGVITETIFENRFMHIPELIRMGAHAEIESNTAICHGVDKLSGAQVMATDLRASASLVLAGCIAEGTTLVDRIYHIDRGYEHIEDKLKAMGANIERISGE, from the coding sequence ATGGACAAATTTCGTGTGCAAGGCCCCACCCGTTTAAGTGGTGAAGTGACCATTTCCGGGGCGAAGAACGCTGCGCTGCCTATTCTGTTTGCAGCATTGCTGGCAGAAGAGCCGGTAGAGATTCAGAATGTGCCGAAACTGCGTGACATCGACACCACCATGAAGCTGCTGAGCCAGCTGGGTGCGCAGGTTGAGCGTAATGGTTCGGTGCATGTTGATGCGCGCGAAGTTAATGTCTTCTGCGCGCCTTATGACCTGGTGAAAACCATGCGTGCTTCGATCTGGGCGCTGGGGCCACTGGTTGCGCGTTTTGGTCAGGGGCAGGTTTCGCTGCCGGGTGGTTGTGCCATTGGCGCGCGTCCGGTTGATCTGCACATCACCGGCCTTGAGCAGCTGGGTGCGGAGATCAAACTGGAAGAGGGTTATGTCAAAGCCTCGGTTGATGGCCGTCTGAAAGGCGCGCATATCGTGATGGACAAAGTGAGCGTAGGTGCCACGGTGACCATCATGAGTGCGGCAACGCTGGCGACCGGCACCACCATTATTGAAAACGCAGCGCGTGAGCCGGAAATCGTTGATACAGCGAACTTCCTCAACACCCTGGGTGCAAAAATCAGCGGTGCCGGTACCGACAAAATCACCATCGAAGGCGTAGAACGTCTGGGTGGCGGTGTCTATCGTGTCCTGCCAGACCGTATCGAAACCGGTACTTTCCTCGTTGCTGCCGCGATTTCGCGTGGCAAAGTGGTCTGCCGCAATACTCAGCCTGATACCCTGGATGCGGTACTGGCGAAACTGCGTGATGCGGGTGCAGATATTGAAACCGGTGAAGACTGGATTAGCCTTGATATGCACGGCAAGCGGCCAAAAGCGGTCAACGTGCGCACGGCTCCGCATCCGGGCTTCCCGACCGATATGCAGGCGCAATTCACGCTGCTTAACCTGGTGGCCGAAGGCACTGGCGTCATCACCGAAACTATCTTCGAAAACCGCTTTATGCATATCCCTGAGCTGATTCGTATGGGAGCGCATGCGGAGATCGAAAGCAACACCGCAATTTGTCACGGTGTGGACAAGTTATCGGGAGCGCAGGTCATGGCGACCGATTTACGCGCATCAGCCAGCCTGGTTCTGGCGGGTTGTATTGCGGAAGGCACCACGCTGGTCGATCGTATTTACCACATCGATCGTGGTTACGAGCACATTGAAGATAAGCTGAAAGCCATGGGCGCAAATATCGAGCGTATCAGCGGCGAATAA
- the ibaG gene encoding BolA family iron metabolism protein IbaG produces MENSEVQAVLMQALPLEEVHVLSNDGSHFQVIAVGEMFGELSRVKKQQAVYAPLMEYIADNRIHAVSIKTYTPAEWARDRKLNGF; encoded by the coding sequence ATGGAAAATAGTGAAGTTCAGGCGGTGCTGATGCAGGCGTTGCCATTAGAAGAAGTGCATGTTCTCAGCAACGACGGTAGCCACTTTCAGGTGATTGCGGTCGGTGAGATGTTCGGTGAGCTGAGCCGGGTTAAAAAGCAGCAGGCTGTGTATGCGCCACTGATGGAATACATTGCGGATAATCGCATTCATGCGGTTTCCATAAAGACTTATACTCCTGCCGAGTGGGCGCGCGATCGTAAACTTAACGGTTTCTAA
- the mlaC gene encoding phospholipid-binding protein MlaC yields MFKRLLMIAMLAIVPLAATAADQSNPYKLMDEAAAKTFTRLKNEQPKIKQNPDYLRDIVRQELLPYVQIKYAGALVLGRYYRDATPAQRDAYFAAFGDYLAQAYGQALALYHGQTYQIQPEQPIGDADIVAIRVTILDPNGRPPVRLDFQWRKNSRTGNWQAYDMVAEGISMITTKQNEWGDLLRTKGIDGLTAQLKASAAQPISLDKQQ; encoded by the coding sequence ATGTTTAAACGTTTACTGATGATTGCCATGCTGGCCATCGTTCCACTGGCCGCTACGGCAGCGGACCAGAGCAATCCTTATAAACTGATGGATGAAGCCGCGGCAAAAACCTTCACCCGACTGAAGAACGAGCAACCTAAGATCAAGCAGAATCCTGACTATTTGCGCGATATCGTGCGTCAGGAACTGCTGCCCTACGTGCAGATCAAATATGCGGGTGCGCTGGTGTTAGGTCGCTACTACCGTGATGCGACACCGGCACAGCGTGATGCTTACTTCGCGGCATTTGGCGATTATCTGGCCCAGGCATACGGCCAGGCGCTGGCTCTTTACCACGGTCAGACTTATCAAATTCAGCCCGAACAGCCGATCGGCGATGCCGATATTGTGGCCATCCGTGTCACCATCCTCGATCCGAACGGTCGCCCGCCGGTGCGCCTTGATTTCCAGTGGCGTAAAAACAGCCGTACCGGTAACTGGCAAGCCTACGACATGGTGGCCGAAGGCATCAGCATGATCACCACCAAACAGAATGAGTGGGGCGATTTGCTGCGCACCAAAGGTATCGATGGTCTGACTGCTCAGCTGAAAGCATCAGCGGCTCAGCCAATCTCTCTGGATAAGCAGCAATAA
- the mlaB gene encoding lipid asymmetry maintenance protein MlaB has protein sequence MSEPLRWQRTASTLALSGKLDRDTLLSLWHERETAMVDIDTIDVAALDRVDSAGLALLVHLREIARAQGSTPLFSGITDKLQSLITLYNLQQIIVSAEKIA, from the coding sequence ATGAGCGAACCGTTACGCTGGCAGCGTACTGCCAGCACGCTGGCCCTGAGCGGCAAGCTGGACCGTGATACCTTGTTGTCCTTGTGGCATGAGCGGGAAACGGCAATGGTTGATATTGATACCATTGATGTGGCAGCCCTCGACAGGGTGGACTCGGCAGGACTGGCGTTGCTGGTTCATTTGCGTGAGATTGCCCGGGCGCAGGGCAGCACGCCGCTCTTTAGCGGCATCACGGATAAACTTCAGTCACTGATTACGCTGTATAACCTGCAGCAGATTATTGTTTCTGCGGAAAAAATAGCCTGA
- the mlaD gene encoding outer membrane lipid asymmetry maintenance protein MlaD, translated as MQSKKNEIWVGVFMLLALLALLFLSLRVADLKSLGTEPTWKLYATFDNIGGLKVSSPVKIGGVVIGRVTDISLDDKTLSPRVTMDISDQYANKIPDTSSLAIRTQGLLGEQFLALNLGFDDPDLGSSMLKDGGTLRDTKSAMVLEDLIGQFLYKSGDNKNDNKQQGAESAPAATE; from the coding sequence ATGCAAAGCAAGAAAAACGAAATTTGGGTAGGCGTCTTCATGCTGCTGGCTCTGCTGGCGCTGCTGTTTCTCAGCCTGCGTGTTGCTGACCTGAAATCGCTGGGTACTGAACCCACATGGAAGCTGTATGCCACTTTCGATAACATCGGCGGCCTGAAAGTGAGCTCGCCGGTCAAGATTGGCGGCGTAGTGATTGGCCGGGTGACCGATATTTCGCTGGATGACAAAACCCTGTCGCCACGTGTCACCATGGACATCAGCGACCAATACGCAAACAAAATACCGGACACCAGCTCACTGGCGATTCGTACCCAGGGATTACTGGGTGAACAGTTCCTGGCGCTCAATCTTGGCTTTGATGACCCGGATTTGGGTTCGTCTATGCTGAAAGATGGCGGTACGCTGCGTGATACCAAATCAGCGATGGTGCTGGAAGATTTGATTGGCCAGTTCCTTTACAAGAGCGGCGACAACAAAAACGATAACAAACAACAGGGTGCGGAGAGCGCGCCTGCAGCAACTGAATAA